Part of the Chondrinema litorale genome, TGGCTCCAAATGCCACTGTAATTGGTTCGCAAACAGCAGGTGCCGATGGCAATGTTTCTCCACTTTATTTGCCGGGAAGTGTATATTCGCTCATAAGTGGAATCGGTGTGTATTATCCTGATGGTACAGAAACTCAGCGAATAGGTATTGTGCCAGATATAGAAGTTAAACCAACCATTCAGGGTATCAGAGATCACCGAGACGAAGTGCTAGAATCAGCTATTAATTTGATACAGGAAAATAATTAAATACATTGACTAGACTATCTGAGATACAATTCTTTAATTCAATAAAAGAAAGCGAAAATATACTGTTGGCAGGTGCTGGTGGAGGTTTTGATATTTACAGTGGATTACCTGTTTATTTTGCATTAAAGCAAATGGGTAAAAATGTGACTTTGGCTAATTTTTCATTCACCGAATTGAGAAAAACTTCAGCTACAGAAGTTTTTCCATTTTGTTATCAGGTGGAAGCCTCTTGTAAAGTGCTTTCTAGTAATAATTATTTCCCCGAAAAATATTTGTGTGAGTGGCTTTTAACTAGAGGTGAACAAACTAGTATTTATGCATTTGCTAAGACAGGTGTACTTCCACTCAAAAAAGCTTATGATTATATTATTAAAAAGCATTCTATTGATACAATAGTGCTTGTAGATGGTGGAACAGATAGTTTAATGTTTGGCGATGAAGATGGTTTAGGCACACCAGTAGAAGATATTTGTTCGATGGCAGCAGTTTACAAAACAAGTATTAAGAAAAAACATCTTCTTTCTGTTGGCTTCGGTATTGATCATTTTCATGGTGTTTCCCATTTCAGATTTTTAGAAAATGTAGCTGAACTTATGCGAGATGGTGGCTACAACGGAATGTTTCAGGTTACAAAAGAAATGGAAGAAGGCAAGCATTATATTGCGGCTGTAGAATATGCCAATATGAGAATGAAAGGCATGGAAAGCATAGTTAACAACTCAATCTCTAGTGCTGTTCAAGGCTATTTTGGTAATCATCAGGTAACAGAAAGAACCAAGAGCAGTGAGTTATGGATAAATCCACTGATGTCTATTTATTGGTGTTTTGAGTTGGATGCTGTTATTCAGAAAAATAAATATTATCCCCGAATAAAAGCGACAAAAAATCTATTTGAAATAAACAGTGAAATTGCGGCATTTCAGTTGGAGTTAAAGAGTAATCGAGCTAAAAAGAATCTGCTACTTTAATCAAGAGATTTTAAAATAATAGAAATGAGATGCTTAGTACTTTGCCAAGCATCTCTTTTTTTTATCATTCAGACCTTAAAGAATCTGTGGGGTTTTGCCTCGAAATTCTAAAGGTTTGTGGTGCGATGGTAACCAAGCCTAACACCAGTAAAACCAATACGCCTGTTAAAACGGTAGTGAAGCCAAAAGGAGCTTTGTAAACTAAAAACTGCAACCAAAGATTATTTAAGAAGTAGCTCAATGGAGCAGAGATCAATACAGCAATACCCAAAATAATCAAGAATTCTTTTGAAAGTAACAAGGTGAGGTTCAATTCATTGGCTCCCAATACCTTTCTAATACCTACTTCTTTTGTTCTTCTTTCGGTCGTATAAATTGCCATACCTAGCAAGCCAAGACAAGCGATGGTAATTGCCAAAAATGATAGAAAGCCTATAATGGATACTATATCAAATATTCCTTGATTGTTGTTGGATAAAGTATCGTCATAAAACTCATATTTAATTGGATGTATAGGATCGATGCTTTTCCATTTTTGCTCAAGTTGTTCAACAATTTCTGATCTGTTCGTGGAAGTAATTTTTATACTCGCATAGTTAATCGCATCTTTATTATGTCTGAGTAAAAGCGGAGAGGCATTTCTTCCAGTAAATAATAAATGGAATGGAAAATCTTCTATTACACCTACAACCTGCACTTCATCATTTCCAATTCTGAATGGCTCACCAATAATCTCATGTGGATTTTTATAGCCAAAATTTTTCACCACAGATTCATTCACTATAATGAAATTCTCTGCACCAGAACCAGCAGGAGGTAGATTCTTTCCTGCTAAAAGATTTATTTCCAGTGTTTTAATAAAATTATCATCTGTTGAAAGGTTTACTGTTGAAATTGCATTTTCATCTTTCCCATCAAATTTATTGAGAGATACATTGTCGTTTCTGCCAGAAACTGGTAAGTAAGCACAAGCAGAAATAAAACTTACCCCTTCAATACTGCTCATTGCAGTTTTTACCTTATCAAAATCGTTACTTTGCAGGTTGATGTTTACAACATTTTGAGGGTTAAACTTATACTCAAACTGCATATAGTATTTAAATTGGTTAAACAGTAAAATGGAAGTGACTATAAATAACAATGAGATAACAAATTGAAAAACACCCAAGGCTTTTCTCAAGCCTAATTTGCTTAATCCAAACCTGTCTTTGCTGATTTCATTTACATTTTTAAGAGCTTTTATAGGTTTATAGGTGGATAATTTAAAAGCTGGAAAAGAGCCTGCTATCAACCCGATAAGAATGGCAAAACCGATAAAAATAAAATATACAGCATAGCCTCCTTCTAAATCAAAATTTAAAAACTGGTTTACCCATAAGCTTAAAAAAGCCGATTTTAAAAATAGTAAAAGGATATTTGCTAGAACTAAAGCTATCAATGCTGTAATAATAGATTCACTTAAAAATTGCATAATTAGATTACTTCTGGAAGCTCCATTTACCTTTCTTACACCTATCTCTTTAGCTCTTGTAATGGCTCTGGCGATAGATAAATTAGTATAGTTTAAACAAGCTGAAAACATTATAACCGCAGCTAACACACCTAAAATGTAATAAATAAACATAGGTAATCCGGTAGAAGGAGCATTGCCAAGTGCCGGTCCCGGACGAATTTTACTAAGTGGTTGAGCAATTAACTGAGCATCTTTTAAATGATTATCTTCTGTAAAAACAGTATTTGCTAGCTCCTGAGCAGCAGCACTTATTTGATCAATGTTTACATTGTTATTTACCAGTACATAATTATAAGTTCTATACATATCTGACCAGTCATTTGTGAGGTCAGCAATTTTGTCTTCTTTGTAAAGTAGCTCAAGAGAAGATTCAGACACAATTACGTCAAACTCCAAATGAGATTTGTAATCTTTTTCTACGAATACGCCAGTAATGGTAAATGAACCCCAATTTTTAGCTTGTTCACCTTCGCTGGTAAATTCGTTTAATCCTCTGTCAAAATATTCGATTGATTTGCCAAGTGGATCTTCGTAGCCGAAAAGTTGAATGGCTTTATCCTTCGAGATGACTATGGAGTTAGGTTGGCTAAGGGCTGTTTTCGGATCACCCTGTTCCAACTTATAACTAAAGATGTTAAAAAATGACGATGTGGTAAAGTAGCCCTGCAATTCGGTATAAGTGTCTTTGTATTTTGCATCGCCACCAAAACCTCTACGTAATCTGGTAGCATCTTCTATTATTGGGTATTCATTTTTAAGGGTAACAGAAGTGGGGTAAGGAGAGGTAGCATATGTCGATTGCTCCAGCGGGTGCATTAATATCCTATAAACCCTGTCTTTTTTCTCATGAAAGTTATCGTAACTTTTTTGGTCTGCTAACATTAACATTATGAGCATACAAACCGACATGGCAATTGCCAAACCCGCTATATTGATAAATGAAAAAGTCTTGTATTTAAGAATATTTCTGAAACTAACTTTAAAATAATTTTTTAGCATACCATAGTTGTTTAATCTTCTAAATCCTTCTAATGGTTTAATAATATCTGGTCTGAAAAGCAGTAAAACATCAATTAAAAACTGGCGATCTGCTTTCTTTTTTCCAGAGAGCGCTATTCTTTCATCATATAACTCCAGCAAGTCACCTTCTATGTAAGGATGCATATCTGGATGGCAAAACCATTTGAAAAACCTCATTATAAAATGAGGAGGTGTGTTTTCAGAATTCATATTATCCATTAAATTTTACATCAAGTGCCATTTTGGGTATTGCATCCCAAAGTGTATTGCGGGTGCTTCTGGTATATTCTAAGGCTGCTTTACCATGAGCTGTAATCTCAAAATATCTTTTGGGTCTACCTGCTCTTTCTTGCGTGCCTTCTCCATCGTGAGATTTTAGATAACCTTTGTCTTCAAGTCTTTTTAGGGCAGTTTGCAATGCACCTACACTCACTTTTCGCGAAAGTCTATTCTCTATTTCTTTTTTTATAGAAACTCCATAAGCATCATTATACAGTATGCCAACTGTGAGCATAACTACTTCTTCAAATTCTCCGAGTCGGTGTGATTTCATTACCTATAATAATAAATTCCTAAATGTAGTATTACAAATTAAAGTGCTTTCTTAATAAATTCCTAATTGTAGTATTATTTTTTTCTATTTATGTTTTGAAAGCTTATATCTTCAGAAAATTTTCTTTAATATGCTTTACCAGTTATCTTTGCCCGAATTAGAATAAAATATGTAGTAAAATACATTTTTTTCAAGATGGAAAATATTTGTTTTTTGTTTACTACGAATGATTTAAGGTGCATTTCAAGTGTTTTGAGGGAAGGGCAAAATGTTTGAATCATAAGATCAAAACAAATTGAATTGAATGCAATACTTTATTAATTTAGACCAACTATGTTCTTTAATATATGTATGACAAGCCTTTCAGTTTAGATGGGCTTTTTTTATGCACTTTATCTTAAAAAATAACTAGCACATGAGCAGCCTGCTAATATTACAAGCATAAACCATCATGTGACATTATCTATCCAATACTCTGAAATTCAGAGACTTGGTATTAACTTAACTAACACGTGATGAAATTAATAGAAGTAAGGACAAAAGAACAAAATAAAAAATTTTTAAATCTTCCAATTCAGCTATACAAAAATGTAAATGCATGGATAAGACCTCTTGATAAGGATGTTGAAGGTGTTTTTGATCAGGAAAAGAATAAAAACTTTGAGCATGGCGAGTGCATTAGGTGGATTCTGGAAGATAATGGAAAAGTAATTGGCAGAATTGCAGCTTTTATTAATACAAAAACTGCAAATAAAGATAATGATCAGCCAACGGGTGGCATGGGCTTTTTTGAATGCATAGATAATCAGGATGCAGCTAACCTTATGTTAGATGCATGCAAAAACTGGTTGCAAGAGAGAGGCATGCAAGCGATGGATGGACCCATAAATTTTGGTGACAGAGATAAATGGTGGGGTTTACTCACTAAAGGTTACGATCTGGAACCCATTTATCAGTGTAACTATAATTTGCCTTATTACAAAGAACTGATTGAAAATTATGGTTTTCAAATTTACTTTGAACATTATACTTTCATCAGAAATACTTTCGATCCATTTCATCCGAGAATTAAGCACAAAGCAGATTTACTTAACCAAGATAAAGACTATCATTTCGAACATCTTGATAAGAAACGCTTTGAACAGCACATGAAAGATATCGTGACGGTGTACAACAAAGCATGGACGAACCACGAAGGAGTGGCTAAAATATCGAAAGAAGATGCCCAGATGATTATCAATCAATTGAAGCCGATTATAGATGAAAAAATTATCTGGCTGGCCTATTACAAAGATGAACCTGTAGCTTTTTATATTAATATTCCAGAGGTAAACCAGATTATAAAATACTTTAATGGTAAACTTGGAACGATTGAAAAGTTGAAATTTCTCTGGCATAAATGGAGACGAACCAACAAAAAAATGCAAGGCTTAATTTTTGGTGTTGCTCCCGAACATCAGGGTAAAGGGCTTGATGGTGCACTAATTATGGCAACAGCTCAAATGGTGCAGAAAGATTATCGTCGTTATCCGACCCTTGAGATTAATGGAATCGGAGATTTTAACCGAAAAATGATTTTGGTAGTGAAACAAGTTGGAGGGGAGATTGGTAAAGTACACAGCACTTATAGATACCTTTTTGATAGAGAAAAGCCTTTTGAGCGCATGAAACCAATCGGTTAATATTTAGTTATTTTTGATCTTAGCAATTTTCGGGTTTTATGCCTTTATAAAGCCCGATACCTTTGTTATATAAATTTTATAACAAGATGGAATCTCAAGATCAAATCAATTACAATCGCATTGCTGAGGCAATCGATTACATCATTCAGAATTTTAAATCCCAGCCCAATCTGGAGCAAATTGCTGAGCAAGTACATTTAAGTAGTTATCATTTTCAGCGGATGTTTACAGAGTGGGCGGGGGTGAGTCCGAAGCAGTTTTTGCAATACATTAGTGTAGAATACGCCAAGCAGTTGTTAAAAGAGCGACAAACTACACTCTCAGATGCTGCTTTTGAAACTGGCTTGTCGGGTACTGGCCGTCTCCACGATCTTTTTATCAAGATAGAAGGTATGACTCCCGGTGAGTTTAAAAATGGAGGCGAAAATTTATATATCAATTACAGCTTTGCAGAAAGCCCATTTGGTAACTTACTAGTTGCTTCTACTGCAAAAGGGATTTGCTATTTGGCTTTTGCAGATGATGAAACAAAGGCAATTGCTGATTTAAATAGTTATTTCCCTAAAGCGCATTACAGACAAATTGCTGATCTTATACAGCAAAATGCACTTTATATTTTCTCTCACGATTGGTCAAAAATCGACCAGATCAAACTTCATTTAAAAGGTACAGATTTTCAGCTTAAAGTTTGGGAAGCTTTGTTGCGCATACCAGTAGGGCAGCTTGCTACCTATGGAGATATTGCCCAAAAAATGAATAAGCCTAAAGCTATGAGAGCAGTAGGTACAGCAGCGGGCAAAAATCCCGTAGCTTTTCTTATTCCCTGCCACAGAATGATTCAATCGACCGGAGCATTGGGCGGCTATGCTTGGGGTACAACTCGCAAAACAGCCATAATCGGTTGGGAAGCTGCCAGAATCAATTCTTTCAAACAATAAGTAAATGGAAAATATAGAAGATAAAATTGCGCAAGCTAATTGGGCTCAGATTACTAAACAATTGTCTCAAAAAGGTTTTGCTACATTACCAAAGTTATTAACTGATGAGCAGTGTGAGGCGCTCAAAGCAGATTACCACCATCCAGATTTATACCGAAAACAAGTAATTATGGAACGGTATCGCTTTGGTTTGGGAGAGTATAAATATTATCAATATCCTTTGCCAAATTTGATTCAGCAGATCAGGCAAAATGTGTATCCGTATTTGGTTCCAGTTGCCAACCAGTGGATGAGTATGCTCAACATAGAGAAGAGATTTCCTGCAACTTTGGAAGAATTACATGTGATGTGTCGCGCTCAAAAACAACTCAAACCTACTGCCCTAATTTTGAAATATGCTAAAGGTGGTTTTAATACTTTACATCAAGATTTATATGGCGAAGTCTTTTTTCCAATTCAAGTAGTGATGGTTCTTAGCGAGCCGGAACAGGATTTTATGGGTGGTGAATTTGTATTAACAGAACAAGTACCTAGAGCGCAATCTAAAGCCATTGTATTGAAACCGAAAAAAGGAGATATGCTTATTTTTACCACGAATTTTAGGCCCGTAAAAGGAGCTAGAGGCTATTACCGAGTAAATATGAAGCATGGTGTAAGCGAAGTACAAGAAGGTGAAAGATTTACATTAGGAGTTATATTTCATGATGCATTGAGCTAAGATTGGGTTTCATAACATAGTAACTCTTTACAGGCTTTTTGATGTAAATTTATAAATAACTATTCATATTTTGATGATGTATATATCGTAAAATTTGCATTGACCTTGGTCAAATTACGTTAAAAATTTTCAGAATGATTTCGTGAAAAAAATCAGGTGTTTGAGCGTAGCGAGTTTCTGATTTTTTAGAAATCATAATGAAAATTTAGTGAATTTGTCCACAGTCTTGATTTTTTGGTACTTTGAATCAAGTCAAAAGTACAAGAGATATATCTTAATCATTTGATAGATTGATAAATATTTAGTGAGCTCACTTGAAGCAGACATGCTTATTTTTTATGATACAACACAATGAAATATCAAGCTTAGAACTTAAACATAAAATCAGGAGTGGAGAAATTCTTTTTGGTGGCAACAAAAAACTCAAGATTTATGGACAATTAAAATGTAAATCTGGAAAGAGAATGTTACAACAAAACAGGGTGTTTTTTACTTCTGAAGAAGAAGCAATAGAATTTGGCTACCGACCTTGTGGTAATTGTATGAAAACAGCTTATAATAGCTGGCAAAAGAAAAAATTAGATGGATTTATTTAACACTAACCCAGTAAATAACTTGCTGCCTTTTGATGGTACAGCTAATTATTATGGTAAAATACTCAATTGGCAAGATGCACAATACTATCTCGAACAGTTGCTAAATACCGTTCCGTGGAAAAACGATGAAGCCATCATTTTTGGGAAGCACATTGTAACCAAAAGAAAGGTTGCTTGGTATGGCAATGAGAATTACGAATACACTTATTCCAACACCACCAAACAGGCACTAGTCTGGACAAAAGAATTGCTAGAACTAAAACAAAAAGTAGAGAAAATTACTGGTGATACATTCAATTCTTGCCTGCTTAATTTATACCACAATGGCGAAGAGGGAATGGCTTGGCATAGTGACGATGAAAAATCTCTAGGTGAAAATACCACTATTGCCTCGCTTAGTTTAGGTGCTGAAAGAAAGTTTTCATTCAAACATAAAGAAACAAAAAAATCAATATCAGTGGTACTTGAGCAAGGCAGCCTACTAGTAATGAAAGATAGTACACAAACTAACTGGTGGCATAGATTGCCCAAAACAAAAAAGATAAAGAAACCCAGAATCAACCTCACTTTCCGTACGATTGTAGAATAGTTTTCTTGTAGACAAGCTTCTTTTTTGGGGTTTTGGAATATAAATAATTGGATAGTCAACTTTTTTGCGTTTTAGCCAAAAATTGGCAAGGGTAACACATGTGCCTTTTTGCTAGTTTTTGGCGATTTTATCCACACTTCTGCGTAAATTTTTATACAATATATTTCCCTAACAACAAAAAAAATAGCCGTAATAGTTGATTACTATGCTCAAACGGCAATTATTAAAAGTCCCACCATACTGGCATATAATTATCTCATTGCTTTTTAACTCTACACACTATGTACTATCAACTAAATATTTTCAATCATTTATGTAAAATTCCTAGCAATGAAGAAAAAAGCATTACTAACTTTTTTAATGTTTACTGCGCTTTTTGTACAAAGTTATGCGCAAGAAAATACAGTTTCAGGTAAAGTAGTAGCCTACGAAGATGGTGGTCCTTTACCCGGAGTAAGTATACTAATTAAAGACACAAACAAAGGAGTATTAACAGATGAAAATGGTGAATATTCCTTAGGGATTCCAGATTCTATTTCTAATCCAGTTTTATTATTCTCCTTCGTGGGTTTCGAAACCAAAGAAGTTAAAATTGGCACCCAAACGCTGATAAACGTAACATTAAAAACTGATACAAAAGAACTAAAAGAAGTTGTAGTTGTAGGCTATGGCGTAATAGACAGAGAGAAATTAGCAGGTTCAGTATCATCAATTGGAGCCGAAGATATTGAAACCGACCCTGTAGCTGGAATTAATCAGGCAGTACAAGGAAAAATGGCTGGTGTGCAGGTTACCCAAAACTCAGGCACACCCGGTGGCGGTCTTAACTTTAGAATTCGAGGTATTAATACTCTTAATTCAAGTACAACAGAACCTTTGTATGTAATTGATGGAGTGCCAATCAATACAGATAATTATGTGGGAATCTCAAGAAGTGGAAGACAAAGTTTAAACCCACTAGCTGCCATCAACCCTTCAGACATTTCTTCCATTGAAGTTTTAAAAGATGCTTCTGCTACAGCAATTTACGGTGCAAGAGCAGCCAATGGAGTGGTGTTAGTTACAACAAAAAGAGGGACTAGTGGTAAGAGTCAGATTACCTTTAATGGTTATTATGGAGTGCAAGAGTTGCCAAATAAAATTGAGATGGCAAATTCAGAACAGTATATCAATTTTGTAAATGATATTTATGCACTTAATGAAACAGAGCCCAATGAGGCTCTTTTACAAAACAATGCAAACACCAATTGGCAGGATGAAGTCTATCGTACTGCACCAATGCAAAGCTATTCTTTATCTGTAAGTGGAGGTAGCGATAATACTACGTATTATTTGTCGGGCTCTTATTTTAATCAAGAAGGTATAGTAATTAATTCTGGATTTGAGAGAGTGAATTTTAGAAGTAACATTGAGCACAGTATAAATGATCGAGTAAAAATAGGTGCCAACTTAAATCTTTCGAGAAGCACAAATGATAGAATTCCTGAAGACTTTGGCCGCTCTGCTCCAGTGTTGTTAAGCCTTATTACCAGACCTAATATTCCAGTTTATGAAGAAACAGGCGACTATTATCTCGATCCTATTATCCAAAGAGACAATGCTGTAGCTGTTGCTGAGCTCACACAATATCAAGATCAAACAGACAGGCTCATCGGAAATGTTTTTGCAGAGTTTGAATTGGTAAAAGGTTTAACTTTTAGAACTAATTGGGGAATCGACAAAACTTTAATCGATGGTGAATTCTACATTCCCAGAGAAGGTATTATTGAAGGTGCCAATAAGCAGGGATTTCGTACCACAAAAAGATACAGGTCTGATAACTGGCTCAACGAAAATACTTTAACATATACCAATACTTTTGGCGATCATGCCATCACTGTGTTAGCAGGAAATACCTTACAAAAAGCTGATATCGAAGAAATTACTCTCAATGCCACTAACTTTACCTCAGATGAAGTAACCAACATAGGTGCGGCAGGGGTGTATACTACCAGTGATAGGCTTTCTGCTTGGAGTTTGGCTTCGTTTTTTTCTAGAGTAAATTATATTTTTAAAGACAGATATATTTTAACTGCTAACTACCGCATCGATGGTTCTTCTAGATTTGGAAAAGATAATAAATATGCCCGTTTCCCTTCTGTAGCGGTGGCTTGGAGAATGTCTGAAGAAGACTTTATTAGAGATAATATACCTGTAATAAGTAATTTAAAGCTGAGAGCAAGTTGGGGGCAATCGGGTAATCAACCAAGAGACTTTTACGAAGCCTTACCACTCTATGGAGTGAATGCTTATTATGGTTCAGATGTTGGGTTTGCGCCATCAGTAATTGGTAACTCAGAGCTTTCTTGGGAAACAACCACGCAAACAGATATTGGTTTAGATATTGGATTGTTTGCAGATCGAATCTCGATTTTAGCAGATTATTACATCAAAAACACCGAAGACTTACTTGTTAGTTATCGTATGCCTGAGGCTACTGGTGAGCTTTTTACACTGATAAACTTAGGAGAAGTTCAAAATAAAGGTTTTGAGTTTGAGCTGAGTACTAAAAATATTATTGGAGAAAAATTTAGGTGGAACACCAACCTGAACATGTCATTTGTAGAGAATAAAGTTACCTCTCTACCGGGTGGTGATGTGCTTGACGGTATGGATGACGCTTCACACCTTGCCAGAGAAGGCTATCCATTAGGCTCTTTTTTCGGATACGTGGCAGAAGGTGTAGACTCAGAAACTGGGAGTATAATTTATGCTGATATTGATGGTGATGGGGAACGCACAGTTGCAGGAGCTCTCGATACAGATGATAGAAAAGTAATAGGCAACCCACATCCAGATTTTTATGGTGGTATTACAAACACTTTTTTCTATGGTCCGCTAGATTTAAGTATTCAGGGGCAGTTTGTGTATGGCAATGATGTTTTCAACTTCACTCGTAGAACTTACGAAGCTTTAACTTCTCCTAATAACAACATTTCTGTAGACGCCCTCGATTATTGGAGACAACCGGGCGATATAACCGATACACCGAAGCCTACAATTGGTCAGTCTACAAACGGCCTGGTTTCTACAAGATGGATAGAAGATGGTTCTTTCTTTAGGATTAGAGATGTTACCTTAGGTTTCACTCTGCCCGAAAACATGAGTAGTAAAGTAAAGGTGAATATGCTGAGGATGTATTTACAAGTGCAAAACCTTTACAACTTCACATCCTACTCTGGCTACGATCCTGAAATTAATGTATATGAAAACAGAGGTTCGATGATTGGCGCAGACTATGCCAGTTATCCCCGCGCCAGAACATATCTATTCGGTTTAAATATCACACTTTAATACAAATAAAGACCTTAGAAACATGAATGCTTTAAAATATATTTTCCTCTTGGTAATAGGCTTAAGCTTTGCCTCTTGCGACGATTTTTTGGATGAAGAACCTCAATCTAACTTGGTAGATGATGCAGTATTTTCTAATACCACCAATGTAGAAGCGGCTGTAAATGGTGCCTATCGCTCACTGGTGAGTCAAGGGTACTACGCTAGAAACTTAACCTTAGCCACATCACTAAGCGCTCAAGAATTGGCAGACCCAAACAATACAAATACCACTTATATAGAATTTTCAAATCATATTCTACAGCCAAGTAATAGTATAATTCAAGTTATTTGGGCTGATATTTATTTTGGCATACA contains:
- a CDS encoding DUF1152 domain-containing protein, encoding MTRLSEIQFFNSIKESENILLAGAGGGFDIYSGLPVYFALKQMGKNVTLANFSFTELRKTSATEVFPFCYQVEASCKVLSSNNYFPEKYLCEWLLTRGEQTSIYAFAKTGVLPLKKAYDYIIKKHSIDTIVLVDGGTDSLMFGDEDGLGTPVEDICSMAAVYKTSIKKKHLLSVGFGIDHFHGVSHFRFLENVAELMRDGGYNGMFQVTKEMEEGKHYIAAVEYANMRMKGMESIVNNSISSAVQGYFGNHQVTERTKSSELWINPLMSIYWCFELDAVIQKNKYYPRIKATKNLFEINSEIAAFQLELKSNRAKKNLLL
- a CDS encoding ABC transporter permease; translation: MNSENTPPHFIMRFFKWFCHPDMHPYIEGDLLELYDERIALSGKKKADRQFLIDVLLLFRPDIIKPLEGFRRLNNYGMLKNYFKVSFRNILKYKTFSFINIAGLAIAMSVCMLIMLMLADQKSYDNFHEKKDRVYRILMHPLEQSTYATSPYPTSVTLKNEYPIIEDATRLRRGFGGDAKYKDTYTELQGYFTTSSFFNIFSYKLEQGDPKTALSQPNSIVISKDKAIQLFGYEDPLGKSIEYFDRGLNEFTSEGEQAKNWGSFTITGVFVEKDYKSHLEFDVIVSESSLELLYKEDKIADLTNDWSDMYRTYNYVLVNNNVNIDQISAAAQELANTVFTEDNHLKDAQLIAQPLSKIRPGPALGNAPSTGLPMFIYYILGVLAAVIMFSACLNYTNLSIARAITRAKEIGVRKVNGASRSNLIMQFLSESIITALIALVLANILLLFLKSAFLSLWVNQFLNFDLEGGYAVYFIFIGFAILIGLIAGSFPAFKLSTYKPIKALKNVNEISKDRFGLSKLGLRKALGVFQFVISLLFIVTSILLFNQFKYYMQFEYKFNPQNVVNINLQSNDFDKVKTAMSSIEGVSFISACAYLPVSGRNDNVSLNKFDGKDENAISTVNLSTDDNFIKTLEINLLAGKNLPPAGSGAENFIIVNESVVKNFGYKNPHEIIGEPFRIGNDEVQVVGVIEDFPFHLLFTGRNASPLLLRHNKDAINYASIKITSTNRSEIVEQLEQKWKSIDPIHPIKYEFYDDTLSNNNQGIFDIVSIIGFLSFLAITIACLGLLGMAIYTTERRTKEVGIRKVLGANELNLTLLLSKEFLIILGIAVLISAPLSYFLNNLWLQFLVYKAPFGFTTVLTGVLVLLVLGLVTIAPQTFRISRQNPTDSLRSE
- a CDS encoding PadR family transcriptional regulator, which produces MKSHRLGEFEEVVMLTVGILYNDAYGVSIKKEIENRLSRKVSVGALQTALKRLEDKGYLKSHDGEGTQERAGRPKRYFEITAHGKAALEYTRSTRNTLWDAIPKMALDVKFNG
- a CDS encoding methylated-DNA--[protein]-cysteine S-methyltransferase, producing the protein MESQDQINYNRIAEAIDYIIQNFKSQPNLEQIAEQVHLSSYHFQRMFTEWAGVSPKQFLQYISVEYAKQLLKERQTTLSDAAFETGLSGTGRLHDLFIKIEGMTPGEFKNGGENLYINYSFAESPFGNLLVASTAKGICYLAFADDETKAIADLNSYFPKAHYRQIADLIQQNALYIFSHDWSKIDQIKLHLKGTDFQLKVWEALLRIPVGQLATYGDIAQKMNKPKAMRAVGTAAGKNPVAFLIPCHRMIQSTGALGGYAWGTTRKTAIIGWEAARINSFKQ
- a CDS encoding 2OG-Fe(II) oxygenase, with the protein product MENIEDKIAQANWAQITKQLSQKGFATLPKLLTDEQCEALKADYHHPDLYRKQVIMERYRFGLGEYKYYQYPLPNLIQQIRQNVYPYLVPVANQWMSMLNIEKRFPATLEELHVMCRAQKQLKPTALILKYAKGGFNTLHQDLYGEVFFPIQVVMVLSEPEQDFMGGEFVLTEQVPRAQSKAIVLKPKKGDMLIFTTNFRPVKGARGYYRVNMKHGVSEVQEGERFTLGVIFHDALS
- a CDS encoding Ada metal-binding domain-containing protein; translation: MIQHNEISSLELKHKIRSGEILFGGNKKLKIYGQLKCKSGKRMLQQNRVFFTSEEEAIEFGYRPCGNCMKTAYNSWQKKKLDGFI
- a CDS encoding alpha-ketoglutarate-dependent dioxygenase AlkB family protein, with protein sequence MDLFNTNPVNNLLPFDGTANYYGKILNWQDAQYYLEQLLNTVPWKNDEAIIFGKHIVTKRKVAWYGNENYEYTYSNTTKQALVWTKELLELKQKVEKITGDTFNSCLLNLYHNGEEGMAWHSDDEKSLGENTTIASLSLGAERKFSFKHKETKKSISVVLEQGSLLVMKDSTQTNWWHRLPKTKKIKKPRINLTFRTIVE